One Oryza brachyantha chromosome 3, ObraRS2, whole genome shotgun sequence DNA segment encodes these proteins:
- the LOC102721914 gene encoding COBRA-like protein 7, whose amino-acid sequence MAGCAGPVPQAVVFGVLVLFAGLAAAQRTPTPTPAAAAPAPDPGCNGIQLTYNFESRTKIRPYVADRNKQPYSFKANATVLNSGTRPLKSWAMLVTFGYGEILVGVDGAVLTGGGEMPYNTTGDAGNATSFSGYPQTDLLTPIATAGDISRIQASVGIVGTLFAGPEPFVPLPTALSLDDPAYACPAATNVSSGILSTCCVLTPEAEANATVIDVNATDPTKNFLPRRTGDLVITYDVLQAYPSSYLALVTLENNAKLGRLDNWRLSWEWRRGEFIYSMKGAYPLEKDTSGCIYGPAGQYYKDLDFSQVLNCDKKPVILDLPLSRYNDTQIGKIDHCCRNGTILPKSMDEKQSKSAFQMQVFKMPPDLNRTKLFPPANFKIAGASSLNPDYTCGQPVPVSPTEFPDPSGLDSTTLAIATWQVVCNITTSKAAKPKCCVTFSAYYNDSVIPCNTCACGCPAKQGPTCSTTAQSMMLPPEALLVPFDNRTQKALAWAELKHYNVPRPKPCGDYCGVSINWHISTDYNNGWSARMTLFNWDNVDLANWFAAIVMDKAYDGFEKAYSFNSTTVGQNTIFMQGLEGLNYLVKQTNMSGSDYLVPGKQQSVLSFSKKLTPGINVVAGDGFPSKVFFNGDECSMPQRIPMSNSGFRTHLSSVLSLVLVLAASAFVLLHQ is encoded by the coding sequence ATGGCTGGGTGTGCTGGTCCGGTTCCCCAAGCTGTTGTCTTTGGGGTTCTGGTGCTGTTCGCCGGGCTTGCGGCGGCGCAgaggacgccgacgccgacgcctgcggcggcggcccccgCGCCCGACCCTGGCTGCAACGGCATCCAGCTGACCTACAACTTCGAGAGCCGCACCAAGATCCGGCCGTACGTGGCGGATAGGAACAAGCAGCCCTACTCGTTCAAGGCCAACGCCACCGTGCTCAACTCCGGGACCCGCCCGCTCAAGTCGTGGGCGATGCTCGTCACCTTCGGGTACGGCGAGatcctcgtcggcgtcgacggcgccgtgctcaccggcggcggcgagatgcCGTACAACACCACCGGCGACGCCGGCAACGCGACGTCGTTCTCCGGCTACCCACAGACCGACCTCCTCACCCCGATCGCCACCGCGGGTGACATCTCGCGGATCCAGGCCTCGGTCGGCATCGTCGGCACGCTCTTCGCCGGGCCCGAGCCGTTCGTGCCGCTCCCCACGGCGCTGTCGCTCGACGACCCGGCGTACGCGTGCCCCGCAGCGACCAACGTCTCCTCCGGGATCCTCTCCACCTGCTGCGTCCTCAccccggaggcggaggccaaCGCCACCGTCATCGACGTCAACGCCACCGACCCGACCAAGAACTTCCTCCCCCGCCGCACCGGCGACCTTGTCATCACCTACGACGTGCTCCAGGCCTACCCCTCGAGCTACCTCGCGCTGGTCACGCTCGAGAACAACGCCAAGCTCGGCCGCCTCGACAACTGGCGGCTTTCTTGGGAGTGGCGGCGCGGTGAGTTCATCTACTCAATGAAGGGTGCATACCCATTGGAGAAGGACACGTCCGGCTGCATCTATGGGCCGGCAGGGCAATACTACAAGGACCTTGATTTCTCCCAGGTGCTCAACTGCGACAAGAAGCCGGTGATCCTTGATCTGCCTCTGTCCAGGTACAATGACACTCAGATTGGGAAGATTGACCATTGCTGCAGGAATGGCACCATCCTGCCAAAGTCCATGGATGAGAAGCAGTCGAAATCAGCCTTCCAAATGCAGGTGTTCAAGATGCCACCGGACCTGAACCGGACAAAGCTCTTCCCACCGGCCAATTTCAAGATCGCCGGCGCATCATCACTAAACCCAGACTACACCTGTGGTCAGCCTGTACCCGTCAGTCCCACAGAGTTCCCTGACCCAAGCGGGCTTGACTCAACCACTCTGGCGATCGCGACATGGCAGGTGGTATGCAACATTACCACGAGCAAGGCGGCAAAGCCCAAGTGCTGTGTGACATTCTCGGCGTACTACAATGACTCGGTGATCCCCTGCAACACCTGTGCCTGTGGATGTCCTGCGAAACAAGGTCCTACTTGCAGCACAACTGCTCAATCTATGATGCTGCCACCAGAGGCGCTGCTTGTGCCGTTCGACAATCGCACACAGAAGGCGTTAGCGTGGGCTGAGTTGAAGCACTACAATGTGCCTAGGCCAAAACCTTGCGGTGATTATTGTGGTGTGAGCATCAATTGGCACATATCAACGGACTACAACAATGGCTGGAGCGCTCGGATGACATTGTTCAATTGGGATAACGTCGACTTGGCAAACTGGTTTGCTGCTATTGTCATGGATAAGGCTTATGATGGTTTTGAGAAGGCATACTCTTTCAATAGCACAACAGTGGGCCAGAACACCATCTTCATGCAGGGCCTGGAGGGGCTCAATTACCTGGTGAAGCAGACCAACATGAGTGGATCGGATTACCTTGTGCCTGGGAAGCAGCAGTCAGTCCTCTCATTCAGCAAGAAGCTGACTCCTGGCATCAACGTTGTCGCTGGAGATGGTTTCCCTTCAAAGGTCTTCTTCAATGGCGATGAGTGTTCAATGCCTCAAAGGATTCCAATGAGCAATAGTGGATTCAGGACCCATCTCAGCAGTGTCCTCTCTTTGGTTTTGGTCCTAGCTGCTTCGGCCTTTGTATTGCTTCACCAATAA